From Mycobacterium lacus, one genomic window encodes:
- a CDS encoding MMPL family transporter has protein sequence MMRLSRDLRRFRWFVFTGWLLALVPAVYLALTQSGQLTGGGFEVAGSQSLLVHDRLANQYQDHAASSLALVAAPRPDASYQDINEAVAQLRRIAGELPGVSEVPNPTQRPPQPDRPYVISLRLDARNPGTSDVAKKLRERVGIRGDQSGKTANGHVRLYVIGQGALSAAAAANTKRDIAAAERWNLPIILVVLLAVFGSLAAAAIPLTLGVCTVVVTMGLVYLLSTHVTMSVFVTSTVSMFGIALAVDYSLFILMRFREELRAGRQPAEAVDAAMATSGLAVVLSGMTVIASLTGIYLINTPALKSMATGAILAVAVAMLTSVSLTPAVLATFARAAAKRSAFLHWSRRPECTQSRFWTRWVGWVMRRPWVSALAASAVLLVMAAPASSMVLGNSLLRQFDSSHEIRAGAAAAAQALGPGALGPVQVLVTFGDAGASSPEHQQTIAAIRQRMTQAPNVASVAPPEFAEDNGSALLSAVLSVDPEDMGARRTVDWMRTQLPKVPGAPQVDVGGSTALIKDFDDRVSQTEPLVLAFVALIAFVMLLISIHSVFLAFKGVLMTLLSVAAAYGSLVMVFQWGWAERLGFPPLSSIDSTVPPLVLAMTFGLSMDYEIFLLTRIRERFVQTGRTRDAVTYGVSTSARTITSAALIMIAVFCGFAFAGMPLVAEIGVACAVAIAVDATIVRLVLVPALMAMFSQWNWWLPGWLRRILPSVDFDRPLPEVDLGGVVVIPDDITTSVAPSADLRMLIKSAAKLKHLAPDAICVADPLAFSGCGRNGRQAEQIPEPGHSATRKAVGLAYRNGIGRAMAWAERPVHPVTVWRRRLSVALDALESSADGTAQPRYERRGPVETTNVQLPTGDRLLIPTGAETLRLKGYLIMCRNSSRDYAEFADMVETMEPETAAVVLGGMDRYYCCQPPKRHWIATQLVRRLADPHPCDLEDQSSEPDAKANWEEVRQRCLSVAVAMLEEAR, from the coding sequence ATGATGCGCCTAAGCCGCGACCTGCGCAGATTCCGCTGGTTTGTCTTCACCGGCTGGTTGCTGGCGTTGGTGCCGGCCGTCTACCTGGCGCTCACGCAGTCGGGGCAACTCACCGGCGGCGGATTCGAAGTGGCAGGGTCACAATCGCTGCTGGTCCACGATCGACTCGCCAATCAATACCAGGACCATGCAGCGTCGTCGTTGGCGCTGGTGGCCGCCCCCCGCCCGGATGCCAGCTACCAGGACATTAACGAGGCGGTCGCGCAACTGCGACGGATCGCCGGCGAGCTACCGGGTGTCTCGGAGGTCCCCAACCCCACCCAGCGGCCCCCCCAACCGGACCGGCCGTATGTGATCTCGCTGCGGCTGGACGCCCGCAACCCGGGCACCAGCGACGTCGCGAAGAAGCTCCGCGAGAGGGTCGGCATCCGCGGTGATCAATCCGGGAAGACGGCGAACGGCCACGTGCGGCTCTACGTCATCGGGCAGGGTGCGCTGTCCGCTGCGGCGGCGGCAAACACCAAACGCGACATCGCCGCCGCGGAACGCTGGAACCTTCCGATCATCCTGGTCGTCTTGCTCGCGGTGTTCGGTTCGCTTGCCGCCGCGGCGATCCCGCTGACGCTCGGCGTGTGCACGGTCGTCGTCACCATGGGCCTGGTCTACCTGTTGTCGACGCACGTCACCATGTCGGTGTTCGTCACGTCGACGGTGTCCATGTTCGGCATCGCGCTCGCCGTCGACTACTCCCTGTTCATCCTGATGCGCTTCCGTGAGGAACTGCGTGCCGGCCGTCAGCCGGCCGAAGCCGTGGACGCCGCGATGGCCACCTCCGGCCTCGCGGTGGTGCTGTCCGGCATGACGGTCATCGCCTCGCTCACCGGCATCTACCTGATCAACACCCCGGCGCTGAAGTCGATGGCCACCGGGGCGATCCTCGCCGTGGCCGTCGCGATGCTGACGTCGGTCAGCTTGACCCCGGCGGTGCTGGCGACGTTCGCGCGGGCGGCCGCCAAGAGGTCGGCGTTTCTGCACTGGTCGCGCCGCCCCGAATGCACCCAGTCCCGGTTCTGGACCCGCTGGGTGGGCTGGGTGATGCGCCGGCCGTGGGTGTCGGCGCTGGCGGCGTCGGCCGTCCTGCTTGTCATGGCGGCACCGGCATCGTCGATGGTGCTCGGCAACAGCCTGCTGCGCCAGTTCGATTCGTCGCACGAGATCCGGGCCGGGGCGGCCGCGGCGGCCCAGGCGCTCGGACCCGGGGCGCTGGGTCCGGTTCAGGTGCTGGTCACCTTTGGCGACGCCGGCGCGTCCTCCCCGGAGCACCAGCAGACAATCGCCGCGATCCGGCAGCGGATGACGCAGGCGCCCAACGTCGCCTCGGTGGCACCGCCGGAGTTTGCTGAAGACAACGGCAGCGCCCTGCTGTCCGCGGTGTTGTCGGTCGATCCGGAGGACATGGGCGCCCGGCGGACCGTCGACTGGATGCGCACCCAGCTGCCCAAGGTGCCCGGCGCGCCGCAGGTGGATGTCGGCGGCTCGACCGCGCTGATCAAGGACTTCGATGACCGGGTGTCACAGACCGAGCCCCTGGTGTTGGCCTTCGTCGCACTGATCGCGTTCGTGATGCTGCTGATCTCGATCCACTCGGTCTTCTTAGCGTTCAAGGGCGTGCTGATGACCCTGTTGTCGGTGGCCGCTGCCTACGGCAGCCTGGTGATGGTCTTCCAGTGGGGCTGGGCCGAAAGACTCGGATTCCCGCCGCTGAGTTCGATCGACAGCACCGTTCCCCCGCTGGTCCTGGCGATGACCTTCGGGTTGTCGATGGACTACGAGATCTTCCTGCTCACCCGGATCCGGGAACGATTCGTGCAGACCGGCCGCACCCGCGATGCGGTCACCTACGGCGTGAGCACCAGCGCACGCACGATCACCAGCGCCGCGCTGATCATGATCGCCGTGTTCTGCGGGTTCGCCTTCGCCGGCATGCCACTGGTCGCCGAGATCGGCGTGGCGTGCGCCGTCGCGATCGCCGTGGACGCCACGATCGTGCGGTTGGTATTGGTGCCGGCGTTGATGGCGATGTTCTCCCAATGGAACTGGTGGCTGCCCGGATGGCTGCGTCGCATCCTGCCGTCGGTCGACTTCGACAGGCCACTGCCCGAGGTCGACCTCGGTGGCGTCGTGGTCATTCCCGACGACATCACCACCTCCGTTGCCCCGAGCGCGGATCTGCGGATGCTGATCAAGTCGGCGGCCAAGCTCAAACACCTGGCGCCGGATGCCATTTGCGTGGCGGATCCGCTTGCGTTCTCCGGCTGCGGACGCAACGGCAGGCAGGCCGAACAAATTCCGGAACCGGGTCACTCGGCGACCAGGAAGGCCGTCGGCCTCGCATACCGCAACGGCATCGGGCGGGCAATGGCGTGGGCAGAACGGCCGGTTCATCCGGTCACCGTGTGGCGCCGGCGGCTCTCGGTCGCCCTCGACGCGCTGGAGAGCTCCGCGGATGGGACCGCCCAACCCAGGTACGAGCGGCGCGGCCCGGTGGAGACCACCAACGTCCAATTGCCCACCGGCGACCGCCTGCTGATCCCGACCGGCGCGGAAACCCTGCGCCTCAAGGGCTACCTGATCATGTGCCGTAACAGCAGCCGCGACTACGCCGAATTTGCCGACATGGTCGAGACGATGGAACCCGAGACCGCCGCGGTGGTGCTGGGCGGGATGGATCGGTATTACTGTTGTCAGCCACCCAAGCGGCACTGGATCGCCACCCAATTGGTTCGTCGGCTGGCGGATCCGCATCCGTGTGACCTCGAAGATCAGTCGTCCGAACCAGATGCCAAGGCAAACTGGGAGGAGGTCCGGCAACGCTGCCTGTCGGTGGCCGTGGCGATGCTGGAGGAGGCGAGGTGA
- a CDS encoding transcriptional regulator, giving the protein MTLAAEPRPVPSPGPPPPEPARGPTVNRDSQHPDQPVEFWPTAAIRCALEGGDIATWKRIAAALKRDPYGRTARQVEEVLVGARPYGISKALSEVLDRARIHLEANERAEVARHVRLLIDRSGLDEQEFASRIGVSADDLAAYLDGSVSPSASLMIRMRRLSDRFVRVKSTRSAESR; this is encoded by the coding sequence GTGACGTTGGCAGCCGAGCCCCGTCCTGTTCCCAGCCCCGGACCGCCGCCGCCCGAGCCCGCCCGAGGACCCACCGTCAACCGGGATTCCCAACACCCGGACCAGCCGGTGGAGTTTTGGCCCACTGCGGCCATCCGCTGCGCGCTGGAAGGCGGAGACATCGCCACATGGAAGCGCATCGCCGCCGCGCTCAAGCGCGATCCGTACGGGCGCACGGCCCGCCAGGTCGAGGAAGTCCTGGTGGGCGCGCGACCGTACGGAATCTCCAAAGCGTTGTCCGAGGTGCTGGACCGCGCCCGGATTCACCTGGAGGCCAACGAGCGCGCCGAGGTGGCTCGTCACGTGCGGCTACTCATCGACCGCTCGGGCCTGGACGAGCAGGAATTCGCGTCGCGCATCGGGGTATCCGCCGACGATCTGGCGGCCTATCTCGACGGCAGCGTCAGCCCGTCGGCGTCGCTGATGATCCGGATGCGCAGGTTGTCGGACCGCTTCGTCAGGGTGAAGTCCACCCGGTCGGCGGAGTCCCGATAG
- a CDS encoding hemophore: MRTSTATTRRSLLAVVIAPLVATGSAAVALLAVSAEPSATGAADPCAASEVARTIGSVAKSTGDYLDSHPETNQAMTTVLQQPAGQGSLGSLKSYFEANPKAASDLQSIGQPLTNLSTQCKLPISVPQALGIAQAATGPLPGPAPRANNVG, translated from the coding sequence ATGAGGACAAGCACTGCGACCACCCGCCGCAGTCTCTTGGCAGTGGTGATCGCCCCCTTGGTGGCGACTGGCTCCGCCGCCGTCGCGCTCCTGGCTGTGTCAGCGGAGCCGTCGGCGACCGGTGCCGCCGACCCGTGCGCGGCCAGCGAAGTCGCCAGGACCATCGGGTCGGTCGCCAAGTCGACCGGCGACTACCTGGACTCACACCCGGAAACCAACCAGGCGATGACCACCGTCCTGCAGCAGCCCGCCGGGCAGGGATCATTGGGCTCGCTGAAAAGCTACTTCGAGGCGAACCCCAAGGCCGCCAGCGATCTGCAGTCGATTGGGCAGCCGCTGACCAACCTGTCGACACAGTGCAAGCTGCCGATCTCCGTTCCACAGGCGCTCGGCATCGCGCAGGCGGCGACCGGGCCGCTTCCGGGTCCAGCGCCGCGGGCGAACAACGTCGGCTAG